Proteins from a single region of Cytophagaceae bacterium:
- the asnS gene encoding asparagine--tRNA ligase translates to MQIKEILQLKPENQTITAKGWVRTKRGQANIAFININDGSTIKNIQAVVDVNNSDEETLKKVTTGACIGVTGKLTPSAGAGQESEIIVESLVIYGIADETYPIQPKKHSLEFLREKAHLRFRTNTFGAVFRVRHALAFAVHKFYNEQGFFYLNTPIITASDAEGAGEMFRVSTFEANKAPKDENGNVDFSQDFFGRETSLTVSGQLEGELGAMALSKIYTFGPTFRAENSNTTRHLAEFWMIEPEVAFFELEDNMKLAEDFVKYVINYALENCKDDLEFLQTRLLDEEKAKPQNERSDLSLIEKLNFVVNNDFERLTYTEAVEILRKSKPAQKKQFQYEVSWGIDLQSEHERYLVEKHFKKPVILINYPKAIKAFYMKQNDESGDTPGQTVRAMDVLFPGIGEIIGGSQREDNYEKLIDRINEVGIDPENLWWYLETRKFGSAPHSGFGLGFERLVQFVTGLGNIRDVIPFPRTPKNAEF, encoded by the coding sequence ATGCAGATTAAGGAAATTCTTCAACTAAAACCCGAAAATCAAACTATCACAGCCAAAGGCTGGGTAAGAACCAAAAGAGGTCAGGCAAACATTGCTTTTATCAATATCAATGACGGCTCTACCATCAAGAATATTCAGGCGGTAGTTGATGTAAATAATTCGGATGAAGAAACACTAAAAAAAGTAACTACAGGGGCTTGTATTGGCGTCACAGGAAAACTCACCCCATCGGCAGGTGCCGGTCAAGAATCTGAAATAATTGTTGAATCTTTGGTAATTTATGGTATTGCTGATGAAACTTACCCAATTCAACCTAAAAAACATAGTCTTGAGTTTTTAAGAGAAAAAGCCCACCTCCGTTTTAGAACCAATACCTTCGGAGCTGTTTTCAGGGTTAGACATGCTTTGGCTTTTGCTGTACATAAATTTTACAACGAACAGGGATTTTTCTATCTCAATACACCAATTATTACCGCATCTGATGCCGAGGGTGCCGGTGAGATGTTCAGAGTGAGCACTTTTGAAGCCAACAAAGCACCAAAAGATGAAAATGGGAATGTGGACTTTTCGCAAGATTTTTTTGGCAGAGAAACCTCACTTACAGTAAGCGGACAGCTTGAAGGCGAGCTAGGTGCTATGGCACTTTCTAAAATTTATACTTTTGGCCCTACGTTCAGAGCCGAAAACTCCAATACCACACGTCACCTGGCAGAATTCTGGATGATTGAGCCTGAAGTAGCATTTTTTGAGTTGGAAGACAACATGAAATTGGCTGAAGATTTTGTAAAATACGTAATCAACTATGCTTTGGAAAACTGCAAAGATGATCTCGAGTTTTTGCAAACCAGACTTTTGGATGAAGAAAAAGCAAAACCTCAGAATGAACGTTCAGATCTTTCTTTGATTGAAAAACTGAATTTTGTTGTAAATAATGACTTTGAAAGGCTGACCTACACCGAAGCAGTAGAAATTTTAAGAAAATCAAAACCAGCCCAGAAAAAGCAATTTCAATATGAAGTTTCATGGGGAATTGATTTGCAATCAGAACATGAGCGTTATTTGGTAGAAAAACATTTCAAAAAACCTGTGATTTTGATCAATTACCCTAAAGCCATCAAAGCTTTTTATATGAAGCAAAATGATGAATCAGGTGACACTCCGGGACAAACAGTTAGAGCAATGGATGTATTGTTCCCGGGAATTGGAGAAATCATTGGTGGCTCACAAAGAGAAGATAATTACGAAAAACTTATTGATAGAATCAACGAAGTGGGCATAGACCCCGAAAACCTGTGGTGGTATCTGGAAACCCGCAAATTCGGTTCCGCTCCCCATTCAGGATTTGGTTTAGGTTTTGAGCGATTGGTTCAGTTTGTAACCGGTTTGGGCAATATCCGCGATGTGATTCCATTCCCTCGTACACCTAAAAACGCTGAATTCTAA
- a CDS encoding NADH-quinone oxidoreductase subunit H — protein MYLPILIFVAIVGANVIISVYLERKLSAFIQDRLGPMEVGKWGLLQLIADLMKLFQKEDIIPATADKKLFKLAPYVIFGAIFTGYALLPVNPVLQGSGLQTGIFLLMGVVSLDIVGILMAGWASNNKYSLLGSMRSIAQIISYEIPLGLSVLAVVITTSTLNLQEMSFQQGIFSESPNYLFGIKKLGIETTQWGGFLTWNIFRSPVLFIAFIIFFIAGLAEANRAPFDLPEAESELIAGFHTEYSGFRWAILFLAEYGMMLLMAFLAAILFFGGWNTPLPNIGPLKLADFTTGTPGSLSIHLWGAFWLIAKAYFGMLVQMWVRWTFPRLRIDQLIYLCWKVLTPIALIIVVIASFWRVLMVL, from the coding sequence ATGTATTTACCTATCCTGATATTTGTAGCCATAGTTGGGGCAAACGTTATTATCAGCGTTTACCTCGAGCGTAAGCTTTCTGCATTTATTCAGGATAGATTGGGGCCAATGGAAGTTGGTAAGTGGGGGCTACTGCAGCTTATCGCCGACTTAATGAAACTTTTCCAAAAAGAAGATATAATACCGGCTACTGCTGATAAAAAACTATTTAAATTGGCCCCGTACGTCATTTTTGGAGCCATTTTTACAGGCTATGCCTTATTACCTGTTAACCCGGTTTTGCAAGGCTCAGGATTACAAACCGGTATTTTTTTATTGATGGGCGTAGTTTCACTAGATATTGTCGGTATTTTAATGGCGGGTTGGGCTTCAAACAATAAGTATTCACTTTTAGGCTCCATGCGTTCAATCGCTCAAATCATTTCCTATGAAATCCCTTTAGGCTTATCGGTTTTAGCAGTTGTGATTACTACTTCTACGCTCAATTTGCAGGAGATGAGTTTTCAGCAGGGAATTTTTTCTGAAAGCCCAAATTATCTTTTTGGAATAAAAAAATTAGGAATAGAAACTACCCAATGGGGCGGTTTTCTAACCTGGAATATTTTCCGCAGTCCTGTATTATTCATTGCATTTATCATATTCTTTATTGCAGGGTTGGCAGAGGCTAACCGTGCACCTTTTGACTTACCGGAAGCAGAATCAGAACTAATCGCAGGTTTTCATACTGAATATTCAGGTTTTCGCTGGGCAATATTATTCCTGGCAGAATACGGCATGATGCTCCTGATGGCATTTTTGGCTGCAATTCTATTTTTTGGTGGATGGAATACTCCTTTGCCCAATATCGGCCCTCTGAAACTTGCCGACTTTACTACCGGTACCCCCGGAAGTCTCAGTATTCATCTTTGGGGAGCTTTTTGGCTAATTGCTAAGGCATATTTTGGAATGTTGGTGCAAATGTGGGTTCGATGGACATTTCCAAGGTTAAGAATCGACCAGTTAATTTATCTGTGCTGGAAGGTTCTAACACCTATCGCACTTATTATAGTTGTAATTGCGTCTTTTTGGAGAGTTTTAATGGTTTTGTGA
- a CDS encoding PspC domain-containing protein yields MKKLFRIKGQNSMLGGVLTGMAEYFDVDVTVLRVITVGLFFTPAPVVIGYLIFWAVMPQKQENFIQVV; encoded by the coding sequence ATGAAAAAGCTATTTAGAATAAAGGGACAAAATTCGATGTTAGGTGGTGTATTGACCGGTATGGCAGAATACTTTGATGTGGACGTAACTGTTCTGAGAGTAATCACCGTCGGTTTATTTTTCACACCAGCACCTGTAGTTATTGGGTATTTGATTTTTTGGGCAGTGATGCCTCAAAAACAAGAGAACTTCATACAAGTGGTTTAG
- a CDS encoding transposase, whose product MSRNYKFHNEHGLYFVSFAVVNWLNVFIRNEYKEILIKSLKYCQENKGMEIFAWCIMSSHVHLVFRSIEGTKPELLLGDFKRFTSKEIIKAIKENPRESRKDFLLKQFEEAGIKSSNVKNYQFWRHDNKPIELWTPKVIQQKITYIHNNPVEEGIVFEPQDYKYTSTVDYGGRKGMLDNICVFEYFE is encoded by the coding sequence ATGAGTAGAAACTACAAATTTCATAATGAGCATGGCCTTTACTTCGTAAGTTTTGCAGTGGTTAATTGGCTGAATGTATTTATAAGAAATGAGTATAAAGAAATACTTATAAAAAGCCTTAAATACTGTCAAGAAAATAAAGGTATGGAGATATTTGCATGGTGTATTATGAGCTCTCATGTTCATTTGGTTTTTAGGAGTATAGAAGGTACAAAACCTGAATTATTACTTGGTGATTTCAAAAGATTTACGAGTAAAGAAATTATTAAAGCCATCAAAGAAAACCCTCGAGAAAGCAGAAAAGATTTTCTTTTAAAGCAATTTGAAGAGGCTGGAATTAAATCTAGCAATGTAAAGAATTATCAGTTTTGGAGGCATGATAACAAACCAATTGAGCTTTGGACGCCTAAAGTCATTCAGCAAAAGATTACTTATATCCACAATAATCCGGTGGAAGAAGGAATAGTATTTGAACCACAGGATTATAAATATACCAGTACCGTGGATTATGGTGGTAGAAAAGGGATGTTAGACAATATTTGTGTTTTTGAATATTTTGAATAG
- the proB gene encoding glutamate 5-kinase, with translation MKRELLVIKFGTASITKADGTPDQDILSEIARQISILHKNFRIVIVSSGAVGAGKQFIKKYEGNINQRKAAAAIGNPLLLKMYDAEFSKYGIVVAQSLLERQHFAKREQFLQLKATYEELWKNNIIPIANENDVVSNRELKFSDNDELATLIAGGFGATHLLLCTVSGGLLDGSGKIVDVVEKIDTETMGLVNKSKSSLGLGGMASKLTFTHLATKMGIKVSIFGMKQPDGIINALQQKSGTSFLPEKSRISARNKWMASGGMTVGKITIDKGAVAAIHSKKSLLSVGILEFEGDFQVGEIVEIIDNEQNTIAVGTARLSAEKLKSELKTPNTILVHVDDLVVL, from the coding sequence ATGAAAAGAGAATTATTAGTCATAAAATTTGGAACTGCTTCCATTACAAAAGCCGACGGTACCCCTGATCAGGATATATTGTCTGAAATTGCCCGGCAGATCAGTATTTTACATAAAAACTTTCGAATCGTCATAGTTTCTTCGGGTGCGGTAGGGGCAGGAAAGCAGTTTATCAAAAAATATGAAGGCAATATCAATCAACGAAAAGCTGCCGCTGCCATTGGAAATCCGTTGTTGCTGAAAATGTATGACGCAGAATTCAGTAAATATGGCATCGTGGTAGCCCAAAGTTTACTGGAAAGGCAGCATTTCGCCAAACGCGAACAATTTCTACAGCTCAAAGCTACCTATGAAGAGCTCTGGAAAAATAATATCATTCCTATCGCCAACGAAAACGACGTAGTAAGCAACCGTGAGCTCAAGTTTTCGGACAATGACGAACTCGCAACTCTTATAGCGGGAGGTTTTGGTGCGACTCATTTATTGTTGTGTACCGTCAGTGGAGGACTTTTAGACGGCTCAGGGAAAATCGTGGATGTAGTCGAAAAAATCGATACCGAAACCATGGGTCTGGTTAATAAATCAAAAAGTTCGTTGGGTCTTGGAGGAATGGCTTCCAAACTTACTTTTACGCATCTGGCCACCAAAATGGGCATAAAAGTCAGCATTTTTGGCATGAAACAACCCGATGGTATCATCAATGCACTTCAACAAAAATCAGGCACCAGTTTTTTACCCGAAAAAAGCAGAATCTCCGCCCGAAACAAATGGATGGCAAGCGGCGGGATGACAGTAGGGAAAATTACCATTGACAAGGGTGCGGTAGCGGCAATCCATTCTAAAAAAAGCCTTTTGAGTGTGGGAATTTTGGAATTTGAAGGCGATTTTCAGGTGGGTGAAATTGTTGAAATTATTGATAATGAACAAAATACCATCGCGGTGGGAACTGCTCGTCTTTCAGCAGAAAAACTAAAATCAGAGTTAAAAACTCCCAATACTATTCTTGTTCATGTTGACGATTTGGTAGTTTTGTAA
- a CDS encoding threonine/serine dehydratase, with protein MLSQIPSKLDIVTSHLRIKDYVKKTPILFSEEINDETGAEVIFKCENLQKIGAFKARGGINAALSMSGEDLQKGLCTHSSGNHAQAIALAAKLLGTKAYIVMPHTAPKPKINGVKKLGAEIIFCEPTLQAREDGVEKVIEKTGAVFIHPFDNYDVIAGQATAAKEILEENTDLDYIFAPVGGGGLLSGTALSAKYFGKKTKVIGCEPEGAADAILSFKSGKVEKAPYVKTIADGLLTNLSEKTLEIIRNGVEDILTVSDEEILAAMKIMMDSLKIIVEPSSAVPLAVLIKNKERFAGKKIAIIISGGNVDLESFGLKI; from the coding sequence ATGCTTAGTCAGATTCCTTCCAAACTTGATATTGTAACCAGTCATTTGCGTATAAAAGACTATGTCAAAAAAACACCCATATTGTTTTCGGAGGAAATTAATGACGAAACCGGAGCTGAAGTGATTTTTAAATGCGAAAATCTTCAGAAAATAGGTGCTTTTAAGGCTCGTGGCGGAATTAATGCCGCTTTGAGTATGAGCGGGGAAGATTTACAAAAAGGACTTTGCACACATTCGTCAGGAAATCACGCTCAGGCCATTGCTTTGGCTGCAAAGCTGTTAGGAACCAAAGCTTATATTGTGATGCCCCACACAGCACCAAAGCCTAAAATCAATGGTGTTAAAAAACTGGGTGCTGAAATTATTTTCTGCGAACCTACCCTTCAGGCTCGTGAGGACGGAGTTGAAAAAGTTATAGAAAAAACTGGGGCAGTTTTTATACATCCATTTGATAATTATGATGTTATCGCTGGACAAGCCACTGCGGCCAAGGAAATTTTGGAAGAAAATACAGATCTCGATTATATTTTTGCACCCGTTGGTGGGGGTGGACTTTTGAGTGGAACCGCACTTTCGGCAAAATATTTTGGAAAAAAAACCAAAGTAATTGGCTGTGAGCCCGAAGGTGCAGCAGATGCTATTTTGTCTTTTAAATCGGGAAAAGTTGAAAAGGCACCCTATGTAAAAACCATTGCAGACGGACTTTTGACCAATCTCAGTGAAAAAACGCTGGAAATTATCAGAAATGGAGTAGAAGATATTTTGACGGTGAGTGATGAAGAGATCTTGGCCGCTATGAAAATCATGATGGATAGTCTGAAAATCATTGTAGAGCCTTCCTCAGCAGTGCCATTGGCGGTTTTGATAAAAAATAAAGAGCGGTTTGCCGGTAAAAAGATTGCTATTATTATTTCGGGCGGAAATGTAGATTTGGAAAGTTTTGGATTGAAAATTTAG
- a CDS encoding DUF2306 domain-containing protein: MKLKNVLYLIFLLVPAIFAWIMASNTFPYLGFDLRHGFLGTKTIKTVETPLFQFSFYLHIISSLFVWVLGFLILLPIFFRKLNFHRLLGKLYVLLLVFIAAPSGMGLSFFANGGLSAKIAFFLQSTIWAIFTLKAWFFIRKNEINLHLRWMIRSLAVTWAAFSLRGESFLMIKYLGTAPIETYLSVVWLSWVGNILIVEILLMLGIDKFFLNFLKISKSK; encoded by the coding sequence TTGAAATTAAAAAATGTTCTTTATCTAATTTTCCTTCTGGTACCGGCCATTTTTGCCTGGATTATGGCCTCCAATACATTTCCCTATCTGGGATTTGACCTGAGACATGGTTTTTTGGGCACAAAAACAATAAAAACTGTAGAAACGCCCCTCTTCCAATTTTCATTTTACCTTCATATCATCAGTAGCCTTTTTGTTTGGGTTTTAGGATTTCTTATTCTTTTACCAATATTTTTCAGAAAACTAAATTTTCATCGACTTCTGGGAAAACTTTATGTGTTGCTATTGGTATTTATTGCTGCACCATCAGGAATGGGTCTTTCATTTTTTGCCAATGGCGGTCTTTCAGCCAAAATCGCATTTTTTTTGCAAAGTACTATTTGGGCAATATTTACTTTAAAAGCTTGGTTTTTCATCCGAAAAAATGAAATAAATCTTCATTTGCGGTGGATGATCCGTAGTTTAGCGGTTACCTGGGCAGCGTTTAGCTTGAGAGGAGAGAGTTTTTTGATGATAAAATATCTGGGAACTGCACCTATCGAAACCTACCTTTCCGTAGTTTGGCTCTCATGGGTAGGAAATATTCTTATTGTTGAAATCTTACTGATGCTTGGAATTGATAAATTTTTCCTAAATTTCCTGAAAATATCAAAGAGCAAATAA
- a CDS encoding DUF4056 domain-containing protein: MKLLQIWLLITVFFTSSFAKPPHISNIKNPPPRIIRTCCGFGAEVPLAGLTFIKVSDITSGEKIGEHKFMGSKHENNGIVYTKKGGFIDMGHLRDIADITAYMYVLMKSEPSPITLKLGNEGGQKVLKIDVPSNFQEQDYIHLAGKIAYDLSVWHEVSTWYGASYIPLVPERYSSFSVEDAYSNLTGVQLGMKALASEKEYEIAMTENVTELLNGLEVVETLEKNYEAMNAVKDLWWSGKAKYPSRKVLIKRVYDIYGCIYPLLIDDIQASIGADNEVCVPEKTVSGEDLNKFYRLNIKTNFKIPVKKALENQEKMISQLDFPALIEFAKEQAEAKEKHKDLR; the protein is encoded by the coding sequence ATGAAATTACTTCAGATTTGGCTTTTAATTACAGTATTTTTTACTTCAAGTTTTGCCAAACCGCCCCATATTTCCAATATAAAAAATCCACCACCAAGAATAATAAGAACCTGCTGTGGTTTCGGTGCCGAAGTACCTCTTGCCGGACTAACTTTTATTAAAGTCTCTGACATAACTTCGGGAGAAAAAATAGGTGAGCACAAGTTTATGGGCAGTAAACATGAAAATAACGGAATAGTTTATACAAAAAAAGGCGGGTTTATTGATATGGGGCACTTGCGTGATATCGCCGACATTACCGCTTATATGTATGTTTTAATGAAATCGGAGCCCTCGCCAATTACTCTGAAACTTGGAAATGAAGGTGGGCAAAAAGTACTCAAAATCGATGTCCCTTCAAATTTTCAGGAACAGGATTACATTCATTTGGCAGGTAAAATCGCCTATGACCTCTCGGTTTGGCATGAGGTATCTACCTGGTATGGAGCTTCTTACATCCCACTAGTACCAGAAAGATATTCTAGTTTTTCGGTGGAAGATGCTTATTCTAATCTGACAGGTGTACAATTGGGCATGAAAGCACTGGCAAGTGAAAAAGAATATGAAATTGCCATGACTGAAAATGTTACCGAATTACTTAACGGACTTGAAGTAGTTGAAACATTGGAGAAAAATTATGAAGCCATGAACGCAGTAAAAGACCTTTGGTGGTCTGGAAAAGCAAAATATCCTAGCCGTAAAGTACTGATAAAAAGGGTTTACGATATTTATGGATGCATTTATCCGCTATTAATTGATGACATTCAGGCCTCTATCGGGGCTGACAACGAAGTTTGTGTACCCGAAAAAACAGTTTCAGGGGAAGATTTGAATAAGTTCTACAGATTAAATATCAAGACCAATTTCAAGATTCCAGTAAAAAAAGCACTTGAAAATCAGGAGAAAATGATTTCTCAGCTTGACTTCCCGGCATTGATTGAATTTGCAAAAGAGCAGGCAGAAGCCAAAGAAAAGCACAAAGATTTGCGATAA